One genomic segment of Coffea arabica cultivar ET-39 chromosome 6e, Coffea Arabica ET-39 HiFi, whole genome shotgun sequence includes these proteins:
- the LOC140009613 gene encoding large ribosomal subunit protein uL16m → MEKHLVMYLTRKSIMLLRKYLLVTESQVSKCGFHIVKKKGGVLYPKRTKYSKYRKGRCSRRCKPDGTQLGFGRYGTQSCRAGRLSYRAIEAARRAIIGHFHRAMSGQFRRNGKIWVRVLADLPITGKPTEVRMGRGKGNPTGWVARVSTGQILFEMDGVTLSNARQAATLAAHKPSSSTKFVQWS, encoded by the coding sequence ATGGAAAAACATCTCGTAATGTATTTAACCAGAAAATCGATTATGCTCCTGCGGAAGTATCTACTCGTTACGGAATCTCAGGTGTCAAAGTGTGGATTTCATATAGTCAAAAAAAAGGGGGGCGTGCTATATCCGAAACGTACGAAATATAGTAAATATCGTAAAGGCAGATGTAGTAGGCGTTGCAAACCGGACGGTACACaacttggttttggaagatatGGCACTCAAAGTTGTAGAGCTGGTCGTCTTTCATATCGAGCCATTGAAGCAGCGCGTCGTGCTATAATCGGACACTTCCATCGTGCTATGAGCGGACAATTCCGAAGAAATGGTAAGATATGGGTAAGAGTTCTCGCAGATCTCCCTATTACCGGGAAACCTACAGAAGTAAGAATGGGAAGAGGAAAAGGAAATCCTACGGGTTGGGTTGCTCGTGTGTCCACGGGACAAATCCTATTTGAAATGGATGGTGTGACTTTGTCAAATGCTCGACAAGCAGCTACATTAGCGGCGCATAAACCATCTTCGTCAACCAAGTTTGTTCAATGGTCATAA